One region of Streptomyces capillispiralis genomic DNA includes:
- a CDS encoding SURF1 family protein, with product MYRFLLTPRWWGINVFVLLAIPFCVFMGSWQLGRFEDRVDDHRDAEARVASDKREKARALESLLPVTKATSGRQTTATGRYDTQLLVPDRTLDGKDGYYVLTLLRTDGGRALPVVRGWLPGTPDPAKVPAAPTGEVTVTGALQASETPGNNGVSARGGLPAGQTAAISAASLVNLVPYDVHDAWVTLNRGDAGMKAVPATAPGGTGLDLKAFQNLGYTAEWFAFVGFVVFMWFRLLRRELEFARDAELGLLPEEEEQEQRGQREHERPSPSGV from the coding sequence GTGTACCGGTTCCTGCTGACGCCCCGCTGGTGGGGGATCAACGTCTTCGTGCTGCTCGCCATCCCCTTCTGCGTCTTCATGGGGTCGTGGCAGCTCGGCCGGTTCGAGGACCGGGTGGACGACCACCGCGACGCCGAGGCGCGGGTCGCCTCGGACAAGCGGGAGAAGGCCCGTGCGCTGGAGTCGCTGCTGCCCGTGACCAAGGCCACCTCCGGCAGGCAGACCACCGCGACCGGCCGGTACGACACCCAGCTCCTCGTGCCCGACCGGACGCTGGACGGCAAGGACGGCTACTACGTGCTGACCCTTCTGCGCACCGACGGCGGCCGGGCCCTGCCCGTCGTCCGGGGCTGGCTGCCCGGCACCCCCGACCCCGCGAAGGTGCCCGCGGCGCCCACCGGCGAGGTCACCGTCACCGGCGCGCTCCAGGCGTCCGAGACCCCGGGCAACAACGGCGTCAGCGCCCGCGGCGGCCTGCCGGCCGGCCAGACCGCCGCGATCAGCGCGGCCTCGCTGGTCAACCTGGTCCCGTACGACGTCCACGACGCCTGGGTCACCCTCAACCGCGGGGACGCGGGGATGAAGGCGGTGCCGGCGACCGCGCCCGGCGGTACCGGCCTGGACCTGAAGGCGTTCCAGAACCTCGGCTACACCGCCGAGTGGTTCGCCTTCGTGGGCTTCGTGGTCTTCATGTGGTTCCGCCTGCTGCGCCGCGAGCTGGAGTTCGCCCGCGACGCGGAACTGGGCCTGCTCCCCGAGGAGGAGGAGCAGGAACAGCGGGGGCAGCGGGAGCACGAGCGGCCGAGTCCGTCCGGCGTCTGA